One window of the Dethiobacter alkaliphilus AHT 1 genome contains the following:
- a CDS encoding FMN-binding protein, translating to MLKNVVVVSFVMLLLVGLAGCPAQDNQNGNGATAPEENTVLNYDDGTYRGVFIDRDEVQVNVQFALTGNTVDEISFRHLAYGGTDYRTSEDETIQAIYQQYVEAAEHLIGNDIRETLPDLYTPDFVEDVDGFSGATIRANKIISAVRDALNRGVYSE from the coding sequence ATGCTGAAAAACGTAGTGGTAGTATCATTTGTCATGCTTTTGTTAGTAGGGCTGGCAGGTTGCCCGGCCCAGGATAATCAAAACGGCAATGGAGCAACAGCCCCGGAAGAGAACACCGTGTTAAATTATGACGACGGTACTTATCGGGGGGTATTCATCGACAGGGACGAGGTGCAGGTGAATGTACAATTTGCGCTTACAGGCAATACTGTGGATGAAATTAGTTTCCGGCATCTGGCCTATGGCGGAACAGATTACCGTACTTCCGAAGATGAAACAATCCAGGCCATCTACCAACAATATGTAGAAGCTGCGGAGCATCTAATAGGAAATGATATCAGAGAAACTTTGCCCGATTTGTATACGCCGGATTTTGTAGAGGACGTAGACGGTTTTTCGGGGGCCACAATCAGGGCCAATAAGATTATTTCCGCTGTCCGGGATGCACTAAACCGCGGAGTTTATAGTGAGTAA
- a CDS encoding MarR family winged helix-turn-helix transcriptional regulator: MFNIDSSINFLLAKCHQKAFALFKENLEPYHLTPPQFATLAFLWKKDCINQIQLGELMGVDRTTISGILDRLERGGLVERGADPMDRRSCMLSLTERGRSLQDELAPIAADINQSLAKNLSQDEVELLVEMLKKIRFS, from the coding sequence ATGTTTAACATAGACAGCAGCATTAATTTTTTGCTGGCCAAATGCCATCAGAAAGCTTTTGCTCTTTTTAAGGAAAATCTGGAGCCGTACCATCTAACACCGCCGCAGTTTGCCACGCTGGCTTTTCTCTGGAAAAAAGACTGCATAAACCAAATCCAGTTGGGCGAGTTAATGGGTGTGGACCGGACAACCATCAGCGGTATTTTGGATAGGCTTGAACGGGGTGGATTGGTGGAGCGCGGTGCCGACCCTATGGACCGGCGTTCCTGTATGTTATCTCTGACGGAAAGAGGGAGAAGTTTGCAAGATGAATTGGCCCCCATTGCTGCAGATATTAATCAGTCATTGGCCAAAAACCTTTCACAGGATGAGGTAGAGTTGCTGGTGGAGATGCTAAAAAAAATCAGGTTCAGTTGA
- a CDS encoding helix-turn-helix domain-containing protein gives MECVKCNDPIPKGEECNYLGKVVCEDCYIMSVSPPKTCDVSAVHAAKKHREAMGHTGTEGLTDLQKDIVNFIKEQGQVTKPQIAEKFALKQSDLERQFAVLRHCEVLKAKKDGDKIYIVPFDA, from the coding sequence ATGGAATGCGTAAAGTGCAATGATCCAATCCCCAAAGGTGAAGAATGTAATTATTTGGGTAAGGTGGTTTGTGAGGATTGTTATATCATGTCCGTCTCACCGCCCAAGACTTGTGATGTGTCTGCCGTGCATGCGGCCAAGAAGCACCGGGAAGCCATGGGACACACAGGAACAGAGGGTTTAACCGACCTGCAAAAAGACATTGTCAATTTTATCAAAGAGCAAGGTCAGGTCACTAAACCGCAAATTGCTGAAAAGTTTGCGCTGAAGCAAAGCGATTTGGAGAGGCAGTTTGCGGTACTGCGCCATTGTGAAGTGCTTAAAGCAAAAAAAGACGGCGACAAAATTTATATTGTCCCGTTTGATGCATAG
- a CDS encoding carboxymuconolactone decarboxylase family protein: protein MTLNTLKKLEENQKKIAGVLPEAMANFKAFHDAALKDGVLPAREKILIGLAIAVSKQCSYCIVKYVNTAMEAGISLEEMIEACGVVILMNGGPGAAYTSLVLEAYEDLS from the coding sequence ATGACTCTAAATACCCTGAAAAAGCTGGAAGAGAACCAGAAAAAAATAGCCGGGGTTCTGCCGGAGGCCATGGCCAACTTTAAGGCATTTCATGATGCGGCTCTAAAAGATGGTGTGCTACCTGCCAGAGAGAAAATCCTCATTGGCCTGGCAATTGCAGTGTCCAAGCAGTGCAGCTATTGTATTGTTAAATATGTCAATACCGCCATGGAGGCCGGTATCAGCCTGGAGGAGATGATTGAAGCCTGTGGGGTTGTTATCCTGATGAACGGCGGCCCGGGCGCAGCCTATACAAGTTTGGTCCTTGAAGCATATGAAGATCTCAGCTAG